A stretch of Caenorhabditis elegans chromosome IV DNA encodes these proteins:
- the C46C2.2 gene encoding Major facilitator superfamily (MFS) profile domain-containing protein (Confirmed by transcript evidence) → MHIIPPGIYRVDVLILISYQMCHFFSIQQLFPIFLNYTPKTNCIQTAQGKVCYDVPKSKCLEYNENFPNLCANLTGTALSDCHTEKSHSYYSSAAMEFEIYCRPGWKDFRPAFVQYVGVLIGNIILGYVADQIGRKKTFILSMLIGIPSLSLSATFNSIAAFYIFRALTGIGIAGTMIVGWAYFSELVSPHQRFKLRTFSNWANARIMLTLVALFTGEWRLSSHVSAVISLITLAIVYFILPESHIWLRKKGRYEEAEVSRKRIADLAGIEFVPMPPPEKAADNVEPEKAVNICTVFADPQLRKNILILWLMWFVTGMTAYLTDLCGGDMTKNFWVGQFLSGILLSVVRIIMGFADGYLPWMGRRFVLLCSQSLAIVFFGCVIAFLFAGEKGQWYYTAVYLASFVFTSIVWEPCYLCASELMPTDVRATSTASCSIVGRFANIGASMLSGLKTVYEPGVHMISISLGLTNVVAAYFFLQETKNCSLDKAGTSAAKPAEKANEQEMKDLINKGEEEDVEKK, encoded by the exons ATGCACATCATTCCACCCGGTATCTACCGGGTAGATGTGCTCATTTTGATCTCATACCAAATGTGCCATTTCTTCTCAATTCAGCAACTGTTTCCCATTTTCCTGAACTACACTCCAAAGACAAACTGCATCCAGACTGCCCAAg gaaaagtaTGCTACGATGTTCCAAAATCCAAGTGCCTCGAGTACAATGAAAATTTCCCTAACCTTTGCGCCAATTTGACTGGAACAGCTCTTTCGGATTGCCACACAGAGAAATCACATTCTTATTATTCATCCGCCGCTATGGAATTCGAAATTTACTGTCGTCCCGGATGGAAGGATTTCCGTCCAGCTTTTGTTCAATACGTTGGCGTACTCATCGGAAATATTATTCTCGGATATGTAGCTGATCAAATTGGCCGAAAGAAGACTTTTATTCTGTCAATGCTCATTGGAATTCCATCACTTTCACTCTCAGCCACATTCAATTCCATTGCCGCATTCTACATTTTCCGCGCTTTAACTGGAATCGGAATCGCTGGAACAATGATTGTCGGATGGGCTTATTTTTCCGAGTTGGTATCGCCACATCAGAGATTTAAGCTCCGAACATTCAGTAACTGG gcaaatgcACGTATAATGCTAACTTTGGTAGCCTTATTCACTGGAGAATGGCGTCTATCATCTCATGTATCTGCTGTTATTTCTCTTATCACTCTTGCGATCGTCTATTTTATTCTTCCTGAATCTCACATTTGGCTCCGTAAAAAAGGACGTTATGAGGAGGCAGAAGTGAGCCGAAAAAGGATTGCTGATCTCGCTGGAATCGAATTTGTTCCAA TGCCACCACCAGAGAAAGCTGCGGACAACGTTGAGCCAGAAAAGGCCGTCAATATTTGCACAGTATTCGCTGATCCTCAACTTCGCAAGAATATTCTGATTCTTTGGCTCAT gtggtTCGTAACTGGAATGACCGCTTATTTGACCGATTTGTGTGGAGGAGATATGACAAAGAACTTCTGGGTTGGACAATTCCTTTCTGGAATTTTGCTTTCAGTTGTGAGAATC ATCATGGGCTTCGCTGACGGCTACCTTCCATGGATGGGACGCCGTTTCGTACTTCTATGCTCTCAATCTCTTGCTATTGTCTTCTTCGGATGTGTCATTGCCTTCTTGTTTGCCGGAGAAAAGGGGCAATGGTATTACACGGCAGTCTATTTGGCATCATTCGTGTTCACATCAATTGTTTGGGAACCATGCTACTTGTGTGCTTCTGAGCTCATGCCAACAGATGTTCGTGCCACGTCAACTGCTTCATGCTCAATCGTAGGAAGATTCGCCAACATTGGAGCATCTATGCTG AGTGGTCTCAAAACCGTCTACGAGCCAGGAGTACATATGATCTCAATCAGTCTCGGTCTTACCAATGTGGTAGCCGCCTACTTCTTCCTTCAGGAAACCAAGAATTGTAGTTTGGACAAGGCTGGAACATCTGCAGCAAAGCCAGCTGAAAAGGC taacgAGCAAGAAATGAAGGATCTCATCAACAAAGGCGAGGAAGAAGACGTCGAGAAGAAATAA